In the genome of Malania oleifera isolate guangnan ecotype guangnan chromosome 5, ASM2987363v1, whole genome shotgun sequence, the window AAGCAGGTGGCCGGAGTTAATGGGCGGCGATGGCGTCAATGCTAGGCAGAGAACGGAGACGTGTCAAGGCTGCTCTTGGGGTTGAGGAGGTCTACAGTTGAAGATAGCTACAGAGGGTGGAGGCGGGTCAAGGCTGCTCCTGGGGTTGCCGAACTAGGTTAAGACGGAGCAGGGATGCGGATACTTCTGTCGGAGAAGGTGTTGTGACGTCGTGGGGTCGTGGCTGTGAGTAGCGACGGGTGCGGCCATGGGAGTCTGAGTGCTGGTCGGAGGTGTGGCTTCTGGTGGTGGCGGTTACAGCCGAGGCTGGGTGTTAGCCGTGGGAGGCTGAGTGCTGGCTAGAGGCGTGGCTTCTTGTGGTGATGTTTATAGCTGAGGCTGGGTGTTGTTTGCTGCTCTTAGGTAGCTCACAGCAAGGACGACAGGGCTGCGAAGTCGCAGCGTGATTGGCCGCAGGGAGCGTGGGTGAAAGGTGGATGCTTGATTGGTCGAAAGATGTTCTGCAGCAGGTGGCTGCGATGGAATTTCTCGGGTGAGTGGGAGTGGATGGCCGCAGGTGGTGGGAGACGAGGTGACAGCTGGGAGTTGTGTGGCCGAGAGGAGAGGAAGGTGGAGATAGGGCTGCGGCTAGGGTTTTCTCCCTAAGGGTACCCATACTAAATGAGTATTCTAACCTCAACTAGAATAAAATAGATTAATGGCCGACTCCATTGTACTATACATTATATTGCAACAAGTTCATTTGGTTTCGGGTTGCCATTTGGTCGAGGCAAACAttgtgacattttttttttactttcaaatttaAGGTTTATGGGAGGGGAAGTACATTCCCaaaaaattcttttatttattagATGGTTATGAAAAAATATACTTCTAGCTCTAGCTACACTTTTGAAAATGGGAGAAAATCAGTGAAGCTACATGTAAGTTGCGCAACATGGAGACAGAAACAAGAAATCATTTATTTTTCAAGTTGGAAGCTCCCATATAAAAAGAGTTGAAGTTGATTTGGGAATTACAAATGATGAGTATGAGTAGGAGGCTATTACTGACTGGCTTGTAAATATGGAGAACTGGAGCTACACTGAGAGTGGGTTGCCATAAACAGGTCTTGTTTGGTTTTtgaaactaattaattaaacattcaCTTCAAGGAGAAACTTGGCATTAATTAAACCCTCTACTAACTCATGATTGGATAATAACTTTTTTTATGTGGAaagtctttttaaaaaaaaaaaaaaatttataaacgaGTTCTAGAATTATAGGTTGAaatttaataacaaaaaaaaaacatgaaagggGTGGGTGGCAtgattattttctttatatattgAGGTATTTAGTTTGGGATTAGATTGGACTTGATGCCCATATTGATccacataattttttaaaaaaagaaaatacataataagaacTTATTagattatacagatattacaTTCCATCCAAATCCAATAAAAAATTCAAATCCAAGTTCTCTCCAAACATAAGATTAGTTTTCTAGAACACAACATGGTTAGACGGCTtaacttaataattttttatagGTAATAACTAGACTTTCACATTCCCAACACATCACATTTGGCTTTTGACAACATGACTAATGTGTTTAATACGTATCATAAAATGCTACTGGAAAAAGTTCTCCACCATTTAACATAATGAAcatataaattgaaaaaaaaaaaaatcaacaatgggattcataaaatgtaaaaaagaaaaataaaaacaaataatgcatctatataaaaaaaaaaaaatcatattgcaACAAAGGTACTAATGAAAAACTTATTATCAAACATATAAGGATGAATAGATTATTAGATAACACATAGAGTTTGATTGGAAGCTTGAGATATTTGATGTGCACCAAATCAGACATATTCTGtagagttggacttgtcagcaggtacatggagactttTGACTAGTCTCATCTGAATGCAGCGAAAAGGATACTCCGCTATGTCAAGGGCACCATCACTAATGGTAAGTTTTATTCATCAAGatgtgattgcaaacttattgactattcagatagcgattggggaagagatctcgatgaaagaaaaaacacgactagattcacattcttcatgggagatacaacgtttgcatggtcatcgaagaagcaacccatcgtaacgctgTCATCATGTGAAGTTAAGTATGTTGCTGTCAGTTCAACTATTTGTTATGGTATATGGATCAGGAATGTATTGAAATATCtgagatttcttaaaaataaccccacaaaagtctacatcgacaatcaATCAGCAATTGTACTTGCGAAGAAtctagtttaccatgaaagaagcaaacatattgatactcggtattgTTTTATCAGGGCATATGTCAAGAAGAAATAAGTGGAGTTGATATcgtgcagaacgtatgatcagattgctgacattttcacgaaaccactcatgcatgatatttttgcaagactaaaGACAATGATCGGAATGACAAAACCAGGAAAGTCAAGTTTAAAGGGGGGGGATGTTGAAGACTAAACTTGACGATGGGATGGTGGCAGCAAAATTTGACCGTGGCAGCTCCACCAATCTAAGCCCACTATTGTTGAATTTAAACTGGAGTCGACAGCAATCTCACCAACCAGCCCaccattttttattataattttcacTTATCGTCAGATGTtttactataaatagatgtgtgtgtgtgtgtgtgtgtgtgtgtatgtatgtgtgtgtgtgtgtgtgtgtgtgtgtgtgtaatgtaatgtgtggtgtagagagggACATTAACCAGCGAGAAGAGAGAATTGTACTTAGAATTTTCTGTATTTTGTTTTAGATTGTTTATTGAAATCAATTAAgtgtatttgtgtgcaatcctcactgagtttcaatcacaactagtgattaagtgagtcccctccacccatcagaaTTTTCGAGGGAGGGACCTTCATAATATACGTTAATAACTTAATAACAGAGAGaacagaggggggggggggaattaggCGTGAAAGAGGGATAAGCGTGGAGAAGAAGCTATTTCCAATAAATGCCTGAGTTGGActttaaaaaaaatctcttttAGTTATCTAATTAAACTAATAGGCAATAGTATTAATACACTTTAATTTTTTGGAGCCATTTTGTGAAAAATTATACAAGAACCTGTCCTTCTATGTTCCCGTTTATTTGTATCTTAAATATTAAATACGTGATATTTATATTAGATATATAAAGAGAGGAAGTCATTTTCTACATATTTAGAATTTAAGAAACAGGTGCACGGTCCTCTATATAATTTCCTCATTTTGTATCATCTTTAGaatttatagaaataaaaaaccAAGGATTATATCTTGGCATACAATTATTAGCATTAACAATAGCAAGGATTTATCATACAATGACATTAGTACAACACTCTAGATTGCCAAAACTAAACATTTTTTGTTCACTTCCATTTAATAATTAAgcctttccccttttttttttttttaatttttatttgggtaGAAAGTAAGTGTCCATTAAACCAAATAAGAGAAACAACAGCACAAGTCATAAGCAATACAATTGAGGCATAAAGAACGCCACAAAGAATAAAATCATAGCCTAGAACATATCAATCTGATTCCTATATGCACTTGGCCTACCCCTTACATATGCACTTGGCCTACCCCTTACAATTGTATTTCTCATATCAAGTTTAACTCTTTTATATATTTTCGAATCCAAGATTCAAACTTCATTGTCCCAAATACATGGCATTAGTGTCCGCGCTTGGAGTTAGATGATACACAATTAATAACTTATTAAAAAGATAGGAGTTACATGATCAACAAATTCTTTAAACTGCATTTGAAACTTGGAAAGCACTAAGATTCTACTTGgggatttgaaaaatattagggaaaggaaagaaaaaatcaaaaaaatccattttctagGTTATTTTATTAAGGAAAATAAGACTGAACTGAAAAAGCATATCAAATGGataaaagaaattttgattttacagTTGATGAACATTTAATTtaacttaatttttaatcatatttaggaaaatattagtTTTAATAGCATTTGATATATTAGAAAAAAATGCagtataaaataaattttcttctctTATCttcctttcatttcttttccCCTAACCAAATCTTTGacctaaaaaaaaaagggaaggaaaagaaaattcaaaagaattcacatttttatatttggttattTCCTTATCTAATTGGactctaaaaaaagaaaaaaaaagtctcCTTCttacttttctttatttttctttttccaaagAAAATTCTTGATCTAATTggactctaaaaaaaaaaataaaagaggcaCAATTGCTACGCAGCCAACAGACTTTCCTAATCTGGAGCCTCCCATGCATACATGATCCCACCATAAAACCTTGGTGCAAATTAACTAATTATCATGGTCGTCGACGGCGATGTCGTGGATGCTGGACCTCTTCCCCTTCTCTGCATCTCGGCGAAGGAAGTATTTCTGGGCATGGCTGGCTACTTGGGCTGGGGTTCTCGTCTTCATGTCTCTTGAGATGCTCACCCAATGGCCCCTTCCGTGTTTCTTAAGCGCACGCAAAAACGACCTGCATCtcaattcataattaattaattacgaTTCCTGTCTTTCGTTGTTGATGAGTAATGGATAAATATTTTTCAtgccaaataaaaataaaaattatatttgtgTGAACAAATTGTGTCACCTGTGCTCTTCTTCAGTCCAAAGTTTGGCTTTCTTGGGCTCGCCGCTCTTCGATAACCCTTTCTTGGGCTCGCCGCTCTTCCATAAGCCATCATCCGAACGCCGGCGCCTGAAACAGCTTGCTCGGATGTCCTTCAGATCACGAACCAAGATCATATAATGCTGCTCCACCTCCGCCGGTGACTTTCCAGGAATAATAGCGGCGATCTGCCTCCACCGCTCCGTCGTTTCCTCCGGGATACGAACAAGTGCTGTTTCAAATGTCTTGTTTTGGAGCCACGTCCAAGATGGTTCGCCTACAACCGTTCGATACTCGCTACTCATTGCTCAGATTCCAGCCTTCCTCTTGCTATCCTACtctgtattctctctctctctctctctctctctctctctgcgtgtATATCTGTATTTCAGCTATGAAACCAGATTCAACATAAAAAACTAGCCCCTAGATTTTTAATACCTTCAACCTTAAAAAACCATTATTAGTTTCAAATTTATGCTATGCTTTTAAaacattaataattttatttgtaAGTCAATTTTTAAACATATTAATCGAtctattaaattataaatttattgggtagttttaatattttagattgcatttgaataatttttggAGGTAGATCATAAAAAGTAATTAATTAGGTTTTCACCCTTCAATTATGTTAgtaattaccaaaaaaaaaaaaattcaattatgACTAGTAAACTTTAATTATTTAAACATAATTATGTATCGTTGGTTGCTGCAAATATTATTACAAATGTATGGTAACATTTCTcataatgcaaataattttttattggtCAACGTAAACATATTATTAATCAACTTATTAAATGAGAGGTTGGACGCTAGTTCCAATACTTTCTCATGCACTACACTTACAGTAGAAATATTTGGGTTAATATGCTACAGGTAATCAAGATTACTTAGATTAAGatcattcaaagatttgctaaTAATCTGGTGTAATTCAAGCTGCAAACATAACTCAAACAAGCTAAAATGCTCAACTATTGTAGCGATTTCTTGGGAATAAGAGGAATGCAAGGATTTCATGCTTACCTATGTAAACTAAAAAGTTAGAAATCTTGAAAGTAATAATaagatattttctatttttctatataaatttaaaaaaaattgtaaaacaaTGGGCATTTTGTGATTATTTgagaaattaaaatagaaaataaaactaaTTTCACAAGCAAATAGggccaaaaaaaaattttcttgttcTTCAGTTATTTTATGCAAATGTTCGTAAACTAAAAAATTAgctaactttttttttattatttttaaaaaataacttttttattatttaaaaatttagcaaagcctattattattattattattattttcagttTTTGTAGAAAATAAGATTTATGCTTTCAGCTCACTTACAATTTCATcctttcttaattctttttaagcaACCCCTTCTCTCTCAAGTGGTCtcttttaaatgaaaaaaaaaaaactgatgtatgatttatgttctTAACTAACCTACAATTATGTCCCTCTCaagaatatattttatttaatttttataatatattccCTTAATTATCTTGAATCATATTCTACGAGAAATTATTAGGTAGATTGGATCTACCACATCATTCATAAACTAATCTAAATAAATGATGACAACTCCTAAATAGACCACATAAGTAAATCGTATTATTCCTTCTTATAATAAATTCTTATTTTCTTAATATATTAGTTAGGAAATAAATGcatattttttcccttttatttatttaaattattacatttttaagagaaaaataacattgaaaattgaaaaaaaaaattgagtttgagGCACAACATGATCTAATTTACttaaagaaagggaaaaaataaataaaattacctAGTAGGTATAAAATTGAGAGtatatatttatttgaaaaaaaaaaagaacataaaGTTgacatataaatatattataaaactTTTCCTTAAACTCTTTATAATGTATTTTGTAGTTTTCCCCGTAAATTACTAGGGATGCATCAATGAATTAGAAGTAATGTTTTCATCCCTTTGGTTTGGTGCTTTCTAGGTGGGTTCGAAGATAAATCTTAAAgaattaagaaacaaatttttataATCTACTTATTCTTTAAGacaactttatatatatttttttcgagCAGCTATATATACTGCAATTTTCAATCTATGTTAAAaggaaatttaattaatttttttcttttccataagTAAATAAGACCATGTTACAtcccaaacccccccccccctttttttttatgtTTCAGTTTGATTTTTTAGAATGTATAATTTTAAGTACATAAAAAGGCAAAAAGATGTATTAATTTTATTTCCCAAACATGAAAAGAAATTAAAGCTTATTTTACGAAGGAACAATTGATTAGGATTCATTGATGTGTCATCACAAATTATAATAAACTATTCATTACTTTGGAGGTATATGCATTCTTTAAAATATTCTATTGCAATGTGTTCTCTATCTTGTTGATCTCAATGTGTTGTCAACAAATAAccataatattatttttcaagaaaataaaaattttaaaaattgttgtGAATGGTGAATGTCACCATCCATCTCCCTCTTGTTTCCCACGGTGGACGTCACCATCCATGTACCTGCCCCATCTCCCTCTTCTTCCCATGCATGTGAATCCATTATTATTATCAGACAAATCCACTTGCTCCTCCCACGACTATATAAAGGGAATCACCTGATTGAAAtgattagagagagaaaaaatgaagAGTGCAGAGTGTAAAATATAGAGTGCAGAATATTGAGCTtgcagaaaataaagaagaaaaaagtaTGAGAGTACAAAAGTCAGGTATATTTTCTAATTCATCTTAAAATAGTGAATTTTAATTTCGTCCGTCCGTGGAGTAGGTATAAACCGAATCACGTAAATCCGGTCTcacttttctttattatttatttttattttattttgcttgtgtTCATTACTTTTTAATTATCCATGTTTATCTATTtctgtattattttataacaaaATCTTAATTAAGATCGATGATAGAGAAgtaatatcaaatatcaacatgtaaaatatatatatgttaatatcTTTTCAAGTTTCTTAAATGATGTGGGAAAGTGAAATTGGAACAAGACAATTGTTTGAATATGTTGTTGAAATGATATGtacataattataaattaaagtattttttaaaaattttaatttgttgaaTGTTCTAATAATCTACTCATCCTTATTTGTTTGATAATAAGTTTTTCATTGGTACTTTTGCtgcaatatgatttttttttttatatagatgcATTATGtgtttctatttttcctttttacaTTTTATGAATCCCAttgtcgatttttttttttttaatttatatgttCATTATCTTAAATGGTGGAGAATTTTTTACCAATAGCATTCATGTTAAAAGATATGGGCTGAGACCCAATATGAGTTTCCAATTAaccgaaaaaataaaaaagaaaaaactaaatcAATCCAATGAAAAAGATTCAGTGATTTAATAAATCAATAATTGATAGGAATATCTAACAAAAAATGAACGCAATTATTTACAGTAATTTGATTTTCTGTATGAatatatcatcatataaattgtACATATGATATGTATTTTGATTCGAAaacaatatgattaaaatttgaaaaaatgaaaaaataaaaagaggtgTTGTTGAAATTTCAAGAATATTAGGTGTTGGATGCAACGGTTTGTAATGATTTCTTTTGTAAACATATAATATTTTTGGCTTGAAATTACATAAGGTTAAAAAATTAGGGCTAACTAAAAAAATAAGAGAGATTTTATCAAATTTTTTCATAGTGACAAACATTCAATAGTCTACATTGTACTTATggaattatataaattatatatatatatatatatatatatatatatatatatataaacacttgAACTTTACATAGAACTAATACAAATGCAATGAAACCATATAATAAAAGTCACTCAACCCTAATTAATAAGTAACTTATAATTTTGAAGTCAGAATTCTCACAAAAGGCAAATTACAACTAAACTGGGATTACTAAATAATTTTATCAAAGTTGGATTGCACATTGCCAACaagtggtgtttttttttttgattagATGTGATAAAGATATCCATTTTAAGTcggggttatagaaaatgtagGATACTTAAAGATGTACAAGATATAGTTACCAATTCAAAAATATTTGCATACTAAATTAAAGAGATTCTAAAATATCAAATACAAACagatattcaagtaatacaattTGAAGAATCCCAGCTCACCGCATACAATCGGATATTCCCAAATCGTCAACTGTTAGGATTAGGGATGAGCAAACAGTTGGTTTGgtgaaattcggttaattaaccgaattaaccaaaaatttcggttaatcatttccattaaccgaactgaccgaatAAAAGGTATTAACCGAACCTCACTCGACCGAATTACctgttcgggtaattcggttaaccaaatttaatcgaaattatttaaaactaattattaaaaacagaattttggtgaagcttaattatttaacatatattaatttatattttaaatttaattaattattaaattggttaaTCAGTTAACTGAATTTATATTTCCTATTTATCGAACCGAAAACTGATTCACAGAATTTTGGTGAAACTTAACTGAACCGACCGAACCCGTTTTTTTACcagaaccgaaccgaccaatttcagtttgttaaatcggttaattcgggtttccccgaattatgctcacccccaGTTGGGATTCTCGGTAGTTCAGCAACTAGTGAATTCGTCGATGGTTTAATCACAGTAACCATTCTGTCTTAATCCGTCAAAGCAACCATCAAATGGGTTAttgaaaccatcgacaattttctAGAAAGTTGAGTAATTTCCTTAATACGCCCCCGCAAGATAGGTGTACCATCATGTTGAGGAAGACCACAAATCAAGGAGCAAACATGAGGCCCCAATTACGTGATATTTCCTTTTGAGAAAAGTCAGCAAATCTCTTTATTATAGAAAGGAGTGTGGAAATCAATTTAggattaattttatatttattccaTTGTTCCCCAATTACAAGTATAATTAGGGATTGTAAACTATTGTAAGATATACAATTTTGAACAGAGTTTCTTCTTTTTTATATATTCTTCATCCTTTAATTTttcatatggtatcagagctagttcGACGAACCTTTTCTTTGATTGTCTAGTGATCTCACCACTAGCTCCACCATCGACGACAACGAAGGAACCATCACTCCTTCACTGCCTATTTGATCTTCATCTCTGCTATCAACGACGTCCGACGTCGTTGTCTCTATTATTGTTTTTCACCAAAGTCTTCGACATTGTCATCGGCGTCTCCGTCAACTTTCTAATGTTGTCTTCCTCAATCAACTTGTTGCTCTTTCAGATCTACGCCTTCGCAGATCTGCCATCTGATTTGATGTCATCTCCAGATTGTCTGTGTCATTGTCTTTAAAAAGTAGAGAACACGCTGGTTCGTCTGAATCAGAGGTTGAAGATGACCTCCTACAGATCTACGCCCAACCAATCCACGCCAAAAGTGGGCCCTAAATCCCACCATTACTTCCACTCAACTTTGAAGAGCAATTCCAAAGTGACCTAATGACAGCTTTATAGTTAACATCCAATTCTTAAAAATAGGAGATAGgcagaataaaaaaattatatctttttccttatattttctttctttattaaatactataaaaaattattttatgattaaaaataaagataaactaaatattaatgatgtagaaaactaattttttttattaatttggtatatatatatatttatttattttctttttcgcTTCTTTGATAGCcaaatattgaaacgtgaattTCTTAACATTTTTccttccctttttaaaaaaaaaataataatttttgagtttcaaatcAGACCTAAATGTAGAGAGAATTAGCTCTTGACATTTATGTAGTATGAATTCACGTAACAAAACTTTTACTTAGAATGAAATTGAGATGAGCTATACCTCTTAATTAAGTATAAGCAAAAGGCTTAATTTCtttgttgaaaattgaaagtCTTAAGTTTTTTGATTGAAAATATTTAAGCTCTATTAATAAAAAAAGATTgtttaaaattcaattaaaacTATTGACAAACATGGGGACAACAAACCCTAGGATATAATGCAATACAATAAAATATAtcttttttgaattaaaaattttaaagaattgaTTGCGCTACTAAATGCCATATGATTAGTGATTATGCTGCAACAAGTAGTTTATTAACTAAAATTATGCCGTAATAAGTGATATGCTTTTATTATCGATCTTTAggcataatttttttatttaaataattatgttCTATAGGGAAAAATAATTTGGATGAATTTAATTATAGTAATAAGATTATCTTAATTATtctatgaattttattttattactaatTATGTTATGTAAAGATATTATAGGTGAAATTttgactacacaacatagagtgaCAGCATTATATATACATACTAATTAATGGAAGACAAACAATATAGTAATTAAAATGTGAGGATAAAATCATCAAAGGCATAAAAAACACCaatttgtaaaaataattttatattatattttatcagcAAGACATGCAAAaaacgcacacacgcacacagaGGAAGTTGAGATAAAAGTAAGAACAATAATAATGAAGTTAATTTGACTAGTCTCGACTCTTGAGGGAATGTTAATTCTTTGTTCAACATATTACTAATAATCAATTAAAGGAGAATTAAAGGTCGTATTATAGATAGATGTTCTTAATCAATCCCAGCAGCACTATTACCAATATTCAGCATATGTCTCAGCTCAGTTAATTAGCCGAATTAACTGAAATATTTAGGTTAAAAAGTCTCATTTATCGAACTGAccgaaatttcatatttaacttaACTTAAAACCAACTAAACTGAATTCCGGTTAAGTCAGTTaatagatttaaaattttaatatataatatgtaaaatataaataatatcttatattttatatttttgaaggaAGCCATACTAAGGATTGAGAGTAGATTTTATATGTTTATACTATATAAAACATGCATTGCCTGGTGGTGGTGTGAGGAGTGAGGAGGCTCCTTGGTTTGAAGAATGAAATAGGTTGGACGTGCGTGGATAGCGtgttgtaaaattatatatatataatattcatttattattaaattatattattcgGTTAATCGAACCTAAAAGTCGAActgaaaaaagaaaatcaaaatttaacaaaaatgaaaattaaaccgaaccaaataaatttttaactaaATCGAACCGACCAAATTTACTCGTTAATTCGTCTTTAACCGAATTGTGCTTATCCATAAGTATATGAAAGTGTTCGAATTAgccaaggtttttttttttatttttgaaataatttttaaatttaatcataTGTATTAACTTTATCAAGCTTttgaaaataacattttttaaagaatttttcttcaaatttgctctatttttttttgggatattttCATCATTTATTTTACACAtactaatttaaattaaataacggcgtgaatttaaaatacaattaaaattatatcaataaaatttgtaaaattttgtaaatttacaaGTCATTTAAagattacttttttattttttaatagttttcaattattatcatGTACCTTAAGATTATTAATTCTTATAGCActaaaaaatgagttttgaaataaaataatttacttaattattttaaaatagttaatCTGAAAGCACTAAACAGCTAGACTAATGTAGCTCGAGTAAATTTAGTTGTTGTATATGAACaaactaaattaaattaaagtTGTTAATTTTAAACAAAGCCCCATTTATACAGCTGCTGGGGCCATGACTGCAATCACTACGGATTATAACATTACTTAAATCATGTAACTCACCACATAGTTTTTGTGCTGTGATGGTCTTCTTCCGCATGCCTCTTACAGTTTTCGTGTTGTGAGGTCTTACGGAGGCACCTTCCCCTTCTGCATGCCTCTTACAGTTTTCGTGTTGTGAggtcttcttcctcctcctcctcctcctctctctctctctctctctctctctctctctctctttctttctctctctctctctatctggGAGCGCGTCTATCTCCACAACTGGTTTGAGCTATTACAAGTATCTGTGATGACGGCTTAGGGGTGACAGTTGGCTGGTCCATGCATGCCATCGTCTCTGTCATAGCAGGGCTGCCATCGTCCCGTACTGCCTCTGCACATTTCCCCCACCTTCCATTGCCCCAgtcttcctcctctctctctctctctctctctctctctctctctctctctctctctctgtgaccGCGCTAACCAGGAAATATCACCACTATCTCCACAGCAGCTTTATAATGCATCTGATGTTGAGGTTTTTCCTGTCCTTGGCAATGGTTTCCTTCCATGAAGCCATTCGTTGTCTCTGGCTCATAGAGGGCCTGCCATCGTCATACTACTTGCCTCTCCACCATTTCAACCACCTCTTGCATAA includes:
- the LOC131155957 gene encoding transcription factor SRM1-like, which gives rise to MSSEYRTVVGEPSWTWLQNKTFETALVRIPEETTERWRQIAAIIPGKSPAEVEQHYMILVRDLKDIRASCFRRRRSDDGLWKSGEPKKGLSKSGEPKKAKLWTEEEHRSFLRALKKHGRGHWVSISRDMKTRTPAQVASHAQKYFLRRDAEKGKRSSIHDIAVDDHDN